A single region of the Nocardioides sp. W7 genome encodes:
- a CDS encoding choice-of-anchor D domain-containing protein, which produces MKTSTVAGVLVGLLGLTLTPVAAQAATVPTIDAVVKVGQVMDYSFPCSRDILIIDQWFSGGEPVEEYVANTLTVRPEDLGRRLSVERVCAGTGEKLRTPESGIVTGSGSQVPVIGTLAKPPIGDPFFAVKDTQSSVIGDPTDPGVDLFVGQLGADNQTLVDASALTVSVSAVTKGQRVRPLDASAVTVSSTGSVRHVSFAPTDRGNVTLVFTVTGTTGATDSYSLDYYASGATTPTSRVLQMSSDASTAIAAGDGHLFVADDEAHEIRLYDAEVSGMPVAVFGPGLGGGEDDYESSARSGDSVFWLGAHGNSKKGEVQASRSVVYETTISGSGADAKLAPVGNKYNGLRDDLIAWDQAHGSRYGFAAATAVGQAPDGPAQFNIEASEFAPDGNTLYLGFRGPLTGRVPGGKALIVPVTNIKQLTLGQGTTATFGQPIELDLGGHSIREIRKNAAGEYLLLTADAMPARPEAQLEQLLWYWDGNPTTAPEKLTTVVPPDVEENRLSPGAWEGIGAMPAQLEAGAQVRLIMDQGAVGPYAPLAPPGMTGTEAAAKWETPQMKDLAADQLRKARTDVVTLTGAMGVRASVTGAGAFAEQRVGATSAAQQVTVTNAGTKPLTISAVSLTDEDGVSAQDFRVDGAACLGTTLTVGATCQVPVRFAPVRAGQSSTAKLQVTGPVGSSVWSLALTGSSTAVFTTVSVPTISNLAPMAGDTLTASTPAWSPVAALAHQWLRDGQPIGGAVASSYAVTDADVGHRISVTVTGTAAGHVPETRTSAPTQSVAVKPTPVVPTPHVTTKVKATVSVKGLTKRRVQVRVTAPGVPTARLNQTITVKVAGATKPYRVKLVDGRATIRLAGARAAQVRTGQRARVTVLVPKLTTTLTTPAVVTTYLVARSTQKRTVVVRR; this is translated from the coding sequence GTGAAGACCTCGACAGTGGCAGGCGTCCTCGTCGGGCTCCTGGGCCTGACCCTCACGCCCGTGGCGGCGCAGGCCGCGACTGTGCCGACGATCGACGCGGTCGTGAAGGTCGGCCAGGTGATGGATTATTCGTTCCCGTGCAGCCGAGACATCCTGATTATTGACCAGTGGTTCAGTGGCGGTGAGCCGGTAGAGGAGTACGTCGCCAACACCCTCACGGTGCGCCCTGAAGACCTGGGCCGCCGGCTGAGCGTCGAGCGGGTGTGCGCGGGAACGGGCGAGAAATTGCGGACGCCGGAGTCGGGCATCGTCACCGGCTCGGGCTCCCAGGTGCCCGTGATCGGGACGCTGGCCAAGCCCCCGATCGGCGATCCTTTTTTCGCGGTCAAGGACACCCAGTCGAGTGTGATCGGCGATCCGACCGATCCGGGCGTCGACCTGTTCGTCGGACAGCTCGGTGCTGACAATCAGACTCTGGTCGACGCATCTGCGTTGACGGTGTCGGTGTCGGCGGTCACGAAGGGGCAGCGGGTGCGGCCGCTCGATGCCAGTGCGGTGACCGTCTCGAGCACTGGAAGCGTTCGGCACGTGTCGTTCGCGCCGACCGATCGCGGCAACGTGACGTTGGTGTTCACGGTCACCGGTACGACCGGTGCGACCGACTCCTACTCGCTCGACTACTACGCCTCTGGTGCGACCACGCCCACCAGCCGGGTCCTGCAGATGTCGTCGGACGCGTCGACGGCGATCGCGGCCGGCGACGGGCACCTGTTCGTGGCCGACGACGAGGCCCACGAGATCCGGCTGTACGACGCGGAGGTCTCCGGCATGCCGGTGGCCGTGTTCGGCCCCGGGCTGGGTGGGGGTGAGGATGACTATGAGTCGTCCGCGCGCAGCGGTGACTCGGTGTTCTGGCTGGGCGCCCACGGCAACTCCAAGAAGGGCGAGGTGCAGGCCAGCCGGAGCGTCGTCTACGAGACGACGATCAGCGGCAGCGGGGCGGATGCGAAGCTGGCACCGGTGGGCAACAAGTACAACGGCCTGCGAGACGACCTGATCGCCTGGGACCAGGCCCACGGCAGTCGCTACGGGTTCGCCGCCGCGACGGCCGTGGGCCAGGCGCCCGACGGCCCGGCGCAGTTCAACATCGAGGCCTCGGAGTTCGCCCCCGACGGCAACACCCTCTACCTGGGCTTCCGCGGCCCGCTGACCGGCCGCGTACCTGGTGGCAAGGCGCTGATCGTGCCGGTGACCAACATCAAGCAGCTCACCCTCGGGCAAGGGACGACGGCGACGTTCGGGCAGCCGATCGAGCTCGATTTGGGCGGGCACTCCATCCGCGAGATCCGCAAGAACGCGGCGGGGGAGTACCTCTTGCTGACGGCCGACGCGATGCCCGCACGGCCAGAGGCCCAGCTCGAGCAGCTGCTCTGGTACTGGGACGGCAATCCGACCACGGCTCCGGAAAAGCTCACCACTGTGGTGCCGCCCGACGTGGAGGAGAACAGGTTGAGCCCGGGCGCCTGGGAGGGCATCGGGGCGATGCCTGCACAGCTCGAAGCTGGAGCCCAGGTGCGGCTGATCATGGACCAGGGCGCGGTCGGCCCCTATGCACCTCTTGCGCCCCCGGGCATGACCGGCACTGAGGCCGCGGCTAAGTGGGAGACGCCCCAGATGAAGGACCTCGCCGCCGACCAGCTCCGCAAGGCCCGCACGGACGTCGTCACCCTCACGGGAGCGATGGGGGTGCGCGCGTCGGTGACCGGGGCGGGTGCGTTCGCCGAGCAGCGGGTGGGCGCGACCTCGGCCGCGCAACAGGTCACGGTCACCAACGCGGGCACCAAGCCGCTCACGATCAGCGCGGTGTCGCTGACCGACGAGGACGGCGTGTCGGCGCAGGACTTCCGGGTCGACGGGGCGGCGTGTCTCGGCACGACCCTGACGGTCGGTGCGACCTGTCAGGTGCCGGTGCGGTTCGCGCCCGTCCGGGCGGGGCAGTCCTCGACCGCGAAGCTGCAGGTCACGGGCCCCGTGGGCTCCAGTGTCTGGTCGCTCGCGTTGACCGGATCGTCGACGGCCGTCTTCACGACCGTCTCGGTGCCGACGATCAGCAACCTGGCGCCGATGGCGGGTGACACGCTCACCGCGTCGACACCGGCCTGGTCGCCGGTCGCGGCCCTGGCCCACCAGTGGCTGCGTGACGGGCAGCCGATCGGCGGCGCGGTCGCGTCGTCGTACGCCGTGACGGACGCGGACGTGGGCCACCGGATCAGCGTCACGGTGACCGGCACCGCCGCCGGTCACGTCCCGGAGACCAGGACCTCCGCCCCGACGCAGAGCGTCGCCGTCAAGCCGACGCCCGTGGTCCCGACCCCGCACGTCACCACGAAGGTCAAGGCGACGGTGTCGGTCAAGGGGCTCACCAAGCGTCGGGTGCAGGTCAGGGTCACCGCCCCCGGCGTGCCCACCGCGCGCCTGAACCAGACCATCACGGTCAAGGTCGCCGGCGCCACGAAGCCCTACCGGGTCAAGCTGGTCGACGGCCGGGCCACGATCCGGCTCGCCGGCGCGAGGGCCGCCCAGGTCAGGACCGGCCAACGGGCCCGCGTGACCGTGCTGGTGCCGAAGCTCACCACCACCCTCACCACGCCGGCCGTTGTGACCACCTACCTGGTCGCGCGGAGCACGCAGAAGCGAACGGTCGTCGTCCGCCGCTGA
- a CDS encoding NAD(P)/FAD-dependent oxidoreductase codes for MSSDTNTDSTSSRREYDVVVVGGGHNGLVSAAYLARAGLSVLVLERLDHTGGAAVSAQAFAGHDTRLSRYSYLVSLMPERLMADLGLDVALASRTTASYSPWLRGGVAGGLLVERPEGRQTRESFRELTGDEAEYAAWTRFYSGVGQLAEVVAPTLLEPLPTERAIRDRVDAEIWRDVVEQPLGATIEQRFRDDLVRGVVGTDALIGTFASLHDPSLIQNRCFLYHLVGNGTGEWRVPVGGMGAVTDALAKAAVEGGAEVLTSAGVSSIRTSPDGNGGAEVTWHGGGTSHTVGARFVLANVAPWVLGILLGEPEDPATKPVGAQLKINFLLDRLPELRSGQDPEVAFAGTLHLAEEFSRLETAYAEAAAGRVPSVLPGEVYCHSLTDPSILGPSGAGRHTLTYFGLHTPAPLFDTDPGAAKSAAVTRAIAALNEHLVEPIETCVARDADGNPCIEAKIPQEIEADLAMPGGHIFHGDLEWPWAPNRSRLETPAQQWGVQTSLDAVLLCGSGARRGGAVSGIGGHNAAQAVLGLR; via the coding sequence GTGAGCAGCGACACGAACACGGACAGCACCAGCAGCCGGCGGGAGTACGACGTCGTCGTGGTCGGAGGCGGCCACAACGGCCTGGTCTCTGCCGCCTACCTCGCCCGAGCCGGGCTGTCCGTGCTCGTCCTGGAGCGGCTCGACCACACCGGCGGGGCGGCGGTCTCCGCGCAGGCGTTCGCGGGCCACGACACCCGGCTCTCGCGCTACTCCTACCTGGTCTCGCTGATGCCAGAGCGGCTGATGGCCGACCTCGGGCTCGACGTCGCCCTGGCCTCGCGCACGACCGCGTCGTACTCCCCCTGGCTCCGCGGCGGCGTCGCCGGCGGCCTGCTGGTGGAGCGGCCGGAGGGCAGGCAGACCCGCGAGTCGTTCCGCGAGCTCACCGGCGACGAGGCCGAGTACGCCGCCTGGACCCGCTTCTACAGCGGGGTCGGTCAGCTGGCCGAGGTCGTCGCGCCGACCCTGCTCGAGCCGCTGCCGACCGAGCGCGCGATCCGCGACCGGGTGGACGCCGAGATCTGGCGCGACGTCGTCGAGCAGCCACTGGGGGCGACGATCGAGCAGCGCTTCCGCGACGACCTGGTCCGCGGCGTGGTCGGCACCGACGCGCTCATCGGCACCTTCGCCTCGCTCCACGACCCGTCGCTGATCCAGAACCGATGCTTCCTCTACCACCTCGTCGGCAACGGCACCGGCGAGTGGCGGGTGCCCGTGGGCGGCATGGGCGCGGTCACCGACGCGCTCGCGAAGGCGGCCGTCGAGGGCGGCGCCGAAGTCCTCACCTCGGCCGGCGTCAGCTCGATCCGCACCTCCCCCGACGGCAACGGCGGAGCCGAGGTGACCTGGCACGGCGGGGGCACCTCGCACACCGTCGGGGCCCGGTTCGTGCTCGCCAACGTCGCGCCCTGGGTGCTCGGCATCCTGCTCGGCGAGCCCGAGGACCCGGCCACCAAGCCGGTCGGCGCCCAGCTGAAGATCAACTTCCTCCTGGACCGGCTGCCCGAGCTGCGCTCCGGCCAGGACCCCGAGGTCGCCTTCGCCGGCACCCTGCACCTGGCGGAGGAGTTCAGCCGGCTGGAGACGGCGTACGCCGAGGCCGCTGCCGGTCGGGTGCCGTCGGTGCTGCCCGGCGAGGTCTACTGCCACTCGCTCACCGACCCCTCGATCCTCGGCCCGTCCGGCGCGGGCCGGCACACGCTGACCTACTTCGGCCTGCACACTCCCGCTCCGCTCTTCGACACCGACCCGGGGGCGGCGAAGAGCGCCGCGGTGACCCGCGCGATCGCCGCGCTCAACGAGCACCTGGTCGAGCCGATCGAGACCTGCGTGGCCCGCGACGCCGACGGCAACCCGTGCATCGAGGCCAAGATCCCCCAGGAGATCGAGGCGGACCTGGCCATGCCCGGCGGCCACATCTTCCACGGCGACCTGGAGTGGCCCTGGGCCCCCAACCGGTCCCGCCTGGAGACCCCCGCCCAGCAGTGGGGCGTGCAGACGAGCCTGGACGCCGTCCTGCTCTGCGGCTCCGGCGCCCGCCGCGGCGGCGCGGTCTCCGGCATCGGCGGGCACAACGCCGCGCAGGCGGTGCTGGGCCTGCGCTGA